A portion of the Citrobacter rodentium NBRC 105723 = DSM 16636 genome contains these proteins:
- the rfaC gene encoding lipopolysaccharide heptosyltransferase RfaC: MRVLIVKTSSMGDVLHTLPALTDAQQAIPDIQFDWVVEEGFAQIPSWHAAVNRVIPVAIRRWRKAWFSAAVKAERKAFREAVQAERYDAVIDAQGLVKSAALVTRLAHGVKHGMDWQSAREPLASLFYNRRHHIARQQHAVERTRELFAKSLGYQKPDAQGDYAIAQHFLTSDKADAQPYAVFLHATTREDKHWPEANWRALIGLLAESDIKIKLPWGAPHEEARAKRLAEGFPQVEVLPKMSLEEVAHVLAGAKFVVSVDTGLSHLTAALDRPNLTLYGPTDPGLIGGYGKNQVACRSPEKDLAQLDAINVFKKINP, translated from the coding sequence ATGCGGGTTCTGATCGTCAAAACATCCTCAATGGGTGACGTATTGCATACGCTTCCGGCGCTCACCGATGCGCAGCAGGCCATACCGGACATTCAGTTCGACTGGGTGGTCGAAGAAGGGTTTGCGCAAATCCCTTCGTGGCATGCCGCAGTCAACCGGGTTATTCCGGTGGCGATTCGTCGCTGGCGTAAAGCCTGGTTTTCCGCGGCGGTTAAAGCGGAACGCAAAGCCTTTCGTGAAGCGGTACAGGCAGAACGTTACGATGCCGTCATTGATGCCCAGGGGCTGGTGAAAAGCGCCGCGCTGGTGACGCGTCTGGCGCATGGCGTTAAGCATGGCATGGACTGGCAAAGCGCACGCGAGCCGCTGGCCAGCCTGTTCTACAACCGCCGCCATCATATTGCCAGGCAGCAACATGCCGTTGAGCGTACCCGGGAACTGTTTGCTAAAAGCCTGGGATATCAAAAGCCTGACGCTCAGGGCGATTATGCCATCGCGCAGCATTTTCTTACCTCAGACAAGGCTGATGCGCAACCCTACGCGGTATTTTTGCATGCCACAACCCGCGAGGATAAACACTGGCCGGAAGCAAACTGGCGAGCGCTGATTGGCTTACTGGCAGAGAGCGACATAAAAATTAAGTTGCCGTGGGGCGCGCCTCATGAAGAAGCGCGGGCAAAAAGATTAGCGGAGGGATTCCCGCAGGTTGAAGTGCTGCCGAAGATGAGCCTGGAGGAAGTCGCGCACGTTCTGGCAGGCGCAAAATTTGTGGTTTCGGTTGATACGGGATTAAGCCATCTGACGGCAGCGCTTGATCGACCAAACCTGACGTTATATGGCCCTACGGATCCAGGGTTAATTGGTGGTTACGGGAAGAATCAGGTGGCGTGTCGGTCGCCGGAGAAGGATCTCGCTCAATTAGATGCGATTAATGTATTCAAAAAAATTAATCCATAA
- the rfaF gene encoding ADP-heptose--LPS heptosyltransferase RfaF, translating to MKILVIGPSWVGDMMMSQSLYRTLKARYPQAIIDVMAPAWCRPLLSRMPEVNEAIPMPLGHGALEIGLRRKLGHSLREKRYDHAWVLPNSFKSALVPFFAGVPQRTGWRGEMRYGLLNDVRMLDKQAWPLMVERYVALAYDKGVMRSAKDLPQPLLWPQLQVSDGEKSLTCREFSLSDERPLIGFCPGAEFGPAKRWPHYHYAELAKQLIDEGYQIVLFGSAKDHEAGNEILAALSPEQQAWCRNLAGETQLDQAVILIGACKAVVTNDSGLMHVAAALDRPLVALYGPSSPDFTPPLSHKARVIRLITGYHKVRKGDAAEGYHQSLIDITPARVLEELNSLLLQEEA from the coding sequence ATGAAAATTTTGGTGATCGGCCCGTCCTGGGTGGGCGACATGATGATGTCGCAAAGTCTCTATCGCACGCTCAAGGCACGCTATCCCCAGGCGATAATCGACGTGATGGCACCCGCCTGGTGCCGCCCACTGTTGTCTCGTATGCCGGAAGTGAACGAGGCGATTCCAATGCCTCTCGGTCATGGGGCGCTGGAAATTGGCCTGCGCCGCAAGCTCGGCCATAGCCTGCGTGAAAAGCGTTACGATCACGCCTGGGTGCTGCCCAACTCTTTCAAATCCGCCCTTGTCCCCTTTTTTGCGGGTGTTCCGCAGCGCACCGGCTGGCGCGGCGAGATGCGCTATGGTCTGCTGAACGACGTAAGGATGCTGGATAAACAGGCCTGGCCTTTGATGGTGGAGCGCTACGTGGCGCTGGCCTATGACAAAGGGGTGATGCGTTCGGCGAAAGATCTGCCACAGCCGCTGCTATGGCCGCAGCTTCAGGTGAGCGACGGCGAGAAGTCGCTCACCTGCCGTGAGTTTTCCCTTTCCGATGAACGTCCGCTGATCGGCTTCTGCCCTGGCGCGGAGTTTGGCCCCGCGAAGCGCTGGCCGCACTATCACTACGCGGAACTGGCGAAGCAGCTTATTGATGAAGGCTATCAGATTGTGCTGTTCGGATCGGCGAAAGACCATGAAGCCGGCAATGAAATCCTGGCGGCGTTAAGCCCGGAACAGCAGGCCTGGTGCCGTAATCTGGCGGGAGAAACGCAGCTGGATCAGGCGGTTATTTTGATTGGCGCCTGTAAAGCGGTGGTCACCAATGACTCCGGGCTGATGCACGTCGCCGCGGCGCTGGACCGTCCGTTGGTCGCGCTGTACGGCCCCAGCAGCCCCGACTTCACGCCGCCGTTATCGCATAAAGCGCGCGTGATTCGCCTGATCACCGGCTATCACAAAGTACGTAAAGGCGATGCCGCGGAAGGTTATCACCAGAGTCTGATCGACATAACGCCAGCGCGAGTGCTGGAAGAGCTGAACAGCCTGTTATTACAAGAGGAAGCCTGA
- a CDS encoding glycosyltransferase family 8 protein, which translates to MDDFPAIDISEFKVFDYSVSSKTSTEVLSIAYGVDTNYLDGVGVSITSILINNRHIDIDFYIIADGYNDTYLQKIHDLAEMYRIKIVLYTINVEKIACLPSTQVWSRAMYFRLFAFKSLSTKLDRLLYLDADVVCKGDISKLLTVNLDNVVAAVVKDVEPMQEKAVVRLSDPELRGKYFNSGVVYANLQKWAEHQLTEKALAILLCKDTIYKYPDQDVLNALLKGMTLFLPGEYNTIYTIKSELRDRTHQKYKRIISEDTLLIHYTGATKPWHKWAVYPSVEYYRKAAKLSPWKDEPGRDAKTIIEYKKRYKHLLVQNHFLSGIIAGVLYLRRKYFHK; encoded by the coding sequence GTGGACGATTTTCCCGCAATTGATATTAGTGAATTTAAAGTTTTTGATTATAGCGTTTCTTCTAAAACTTCTACAGAAGTACTGAGTATTGCCTATGGCGTTGATACGAATTACCTCGATGGAGTAGGGGTTTCTATCACTTCAATTCTGATTAATAACCGGCATATCGATATTGATTTTTACATTATCGCTGATGGTTATAACGATACCTATTTACAAAAGATTCATGATCTTGCTGAAATGTATCGTATAAAAATTGTGCTTTATACTATAAATGTAGAAAAAATAGCTTGTTTACCGAGCACTCAGGTTTGGTCCAGGGCGATGTATTTTCGCCTGTTTGCGTTTAAATCACTGAGCACAAAATTGGATCGATTGCTTTATCTGGATGCCGATGTTGTATGCAAAGGTGATATCAGTAAGTTATTGACTGTCAATCTGGATAATGTGGTAGCAGCCGTTGTAAAAGACGTTGAGCCGATGCAGGAGAAAGCCGTTGTTCGTTTATCAGATCCGGAATTAAGAGGAAAGTATTTTAATTCTGGTGTTGTATACGCGAATTTACAGAAATGGGCTGAACACCAACTGACAGAGAAAGCGTTAGCTATATTATTGTGTAAAGACACTATATATAAGTATCCGGACCAGGACGTATTAAATGCTTTGCTGAAAGGCATGACGTTATTCCTGCCTGGAGAATATAACACAATCTATACTATAAAAAGCGAATTGCGTGACAGAACACACCAAAAATATAAGCGCATAATTTCAGAAGATACATTATTAATTCATTACACTGGCGCCACAAAACCCTGGCATAAATGGGCGGTATACCCTTCAGTTGAATACTATAGAAAAGCGGCGAAGTTATCACCGTGGAAGGATGAACCTGGGCGAGATGCTAAAACAATTATTGAATATAAGAAGCGCTATAAGCATCTGCTTGTGCAGAATCATTTCTTATCAGGTATCATCGCTGGAGTCTTATACCTGCGTCGAAAGTACTTTCATAAATAA
- the waaB gene encoding lipopolysaccharide 1,6-galactosyltransferase, protein MRIAFIGEAVSGFGGMETVIRDVINHLQEKPFGHMCDMFFFCRNDKMDKAWLNNINFSCSFSNTRLGFLRRAKHINAFSQWLKETRPDVVICIDVLSCLFASKARKKSGVDFTLFSWPHFSLDHKKHAECVTCADYHLAISSGIKQQIMARGVPESAISVIYNPVKPKSAIIPAPEKNEPASFIYVGRMKFEGQKRVKDLLEGLSQVEGQWHLHMIGDGSDFEKCKAYGRELKIDEHITWYGWQEKPWEVVQQEIKKVSALLLTSSFEGFPMTLLEAMSYGIPCISSNCTSGPEDIIQSNVNGHMYQPGNVEEFVRLVNQYISGDIILSHDRIPSTIREFYSSTYFERLNKIVFSAVSRSK, encoded by the coding sequence ATGAGAATAGCATTTATTGGTGAGGCTGTTTCAGGTTTTGGTGGCATGGAAACAGTTATCCGGGATGTCATTAACCACTTACAAGAAAAACCCTTCGGGCATATGTGTGACATGTTTTTCTTTTGTCGAAATGACAAAATGGATAAAGCATGGTTGAATAATATCAACTTTTCATGCTCTTTCTCAAACACCCGACTCGGTTTTTTGCGTCGCGCAAAGCATATTAATGCATTTAGCCAGTGGCTAAAAGAAACACGGCCTGATGTTGTAATTTGTATTGATGTGTTATCTTGTCTTTTTGCCAGTAAAGCGCGAAAAAAATCGGGTGTGGATTTCACCCTCTTTTCCTGGCCACATTTTTCGCTTGATCATAAAAAACATGCTGAATGTGTGACCTGTGCAGACTACCATCTGGCAATCAGCAGTGGTATTAAACAACAGATTATGGCGCGTGGTGTTCCTGAATCAGCAATAAGCGTAATTTATAATCCTGTGAAGCCTAAGTCAGCTATTATTCCTGCGCCGGAAAAGAACGAACCTGCCAGCTTTATCTATGTTGGGCGTATGAAGTTTGAAGGTCAGAAGCGGGTGAAAGATTTGCTGGAAGGGCTGTCTCAGGTTGAGGGGCAGTGGCATTTACATATGATTGGCGATGGCTCTGATTTTGAGAAATGCAAAGCCTATGGCAGAGAATTAAAGATTGATGAGCATATCACCTGGTACGGCTGGCAGGAAAAACCGTGGGAAGTTGTACAGCAAGAAATTAAAAAGGTTAGCGCTTTATTGCTGACATCCTCTTTTGAGGGATTTCCAATGACGCTGCTTGAAGCGATGTCATATGGCATTCCTTGTATTAGTTCAAATTGTACTTCTGGTCCTGAAGACATAATACAATCTAACGTTAATGGACATATGTATCAACCGGGTAATGTTGAAGAGTTTGTACGATTAGTTAACCAATATATTTCTGGTGATATTATTTTATCTCATGACCGTATTCCATCGACCATTCGGGAATTTTATAGTTCAACCTATTTTGAACGATTAAATAAGATTGTTTTTTCTGCCGTTTCCCGGAGTAAATAA
- the waaZ gene encoding 3-deoxy-D-manno-oct-2-ulosonate III transferase WaaZ encodes MKNIEYIDKKDVQKLIDNKTSDDVIIFLSGPTSKKTPLSLLRTKDVIAVNGSAQYLLSHNIVPYIYVLTDVRFLLQRRDDFYKFSQRSRVTIVNIDVYEQASAEDKLYILKNCLVLRSFYRREKGGLFKKIKFKYLKKRHEDLLISIPFSKKGRLVGFSKDISIGYCSCHTIAYAAIQIAYSLKYKRIICSGLDLTGSCSRFYDEANNPMPSELSRDLLKILPFFRYMKEHVKDINIYNLSDDTAVQYDIIPFIDPSEIEEPVIYGKII; translated from the coding sequence ATGAAGAATATCGAATACATTGACAAAAAAGATGTTCAAAAGCTCATTGATAATAAAACATCTGATGATGTAATTATATTCCTTTCTGGCCCTACGTCTAAGAAAACCCCTTTGAGCCTGCTGCGAACGAAAGATGTCATTGCGGTTAATGGCTCGGCGCAATACCTGCTGAGCCATAATATCGTACCTTACATCTATGTGCTGACAGACGTCCGTTTCCTTCTCCAGCGGCGTGATGATTTTTATAAGTTCAGTCAGCGCAGCCGAGTTACGATTGTTAATATTGATGTTTACGAACAGGCCTCTGCGGAAGATAAGCTTTATATATTAAAAAATTGCCTGGTTCTACGTTCTTTTTACAGAAGAGAAAAAGGCGGCCTGTTTAAAAAAATAAAATTCAAATATCTGAAAAAGAGACATGAAGATTTATTGATCTCTATTCCTTTTTCTAAAAAAGGGCGATTGGTCGGTTTTAGTAAAGACATTAGTATTGGTTATTGTTCATGTCATACGATTGCTTATGCAGCCATTCAAATTGCTTATTCTTTGAAATATAAGCGAATAATTTGCTCCGGATTGGATTTAACCGGGAGTTGCTCGCGTTTTTATGATGAGGCAAACAATCCAATGCCATCTGAGCTTAGCCGGGATTTGCTGAAGATATTGCCCTTTTTCCGTTATATGAAAGAGCATGTAAAAGATATTAATATTTATAATTTATCGGATGATACTGCGGTACAATATGACATTATTCCATTTATTGATCCTTCTGAAATAGAAGAACCGGTCATTTATGGTAAAATTATTTAG
- the rfaY gene encoding lipopolysaccharide core heptose(II) kinase RfaY has protein sequence MIIKSKIKDFVVFTNENNSKYINVLNDFLSYDMKVIKIFRSIDDTKVFLIDTDYGKLILKVFSPKVKKTERFFKSLIKGDYYERLFSQTEKVRSEGLHSLNDFYLLAERKTLRFVHTYIMIIEYIDGVELSDMEDIDDELRNKIKESIKSLHQHGMVSGDPHRGNFIIENNKVRIIDLSGKRASASRKAKDRVDLERHYNIPNDIKDFGYLMLMYRKKIRALMRRLKGKPVR, from the coding sequence ATGATAATAAAGAGTAAAATTAAAGATTTTGTTGTTTTTACAAATGAAAATAATTCAAAATATATTAACGTATTAAATGATTTTTTATCTTATGACATGAAGGTCATTAAGATTTTTCGATCAATTGATGATACTAAAGTATTCCTGATCGATACGGACTACGGTAAGTTAATTTTAAAAGTATTTTCGCCCAAAGTAAAAAAAACCGAAAGATTTTTTAAATCGTTAATCAAAGGTGATTATTACGAGCGTCTTTTTTCTCAAACAGAAAAGGTTCGCAGTGAAGGATTGCATTCTTTAAATGACTTCTATCTTCTTGCTGAAAGGAAAACCCTACGCTTTGTCCATACTTATATCATGATTATTGAGTACATTGACGGGGTTGAATTATCCGATATGGAAGATATTGATGATGAACTCCGTAATAAAATTAAAGAGTCGATAAAATCCCTGCATCAGCATGGAATGGTGTCCGGGGATCCGCATCGCGGTAACTTTATTATCGAAAATAATAAAGTCAGGATCATTGATCTATCAGGCAAACGGGCATCCGCGTCACGAAAAGCGAAAGATCGGGTTGATTTAGAGCGGCATTATAATATTCCTAATGATATTAAAGATTTTGGCTATTTGATGTTAATGTATCGTAAAAAGATCAGGGCGCTGATGAGACGGTTGAAGGGAAAACCGGTCAGGTAA
- the waaO gene encoding lipopolysaccharide 3-alpha-galactosyltransferase, with protein MQQVYFKETEFLTSTIDFNHQDTAEKVVLDIAYGVDQNFLFGCGISIASVLKNNTDKTLHFHVFIDAFNETDRRMFDKLAAQYKTHITIYLINCEHLRSLPSTKNWTYAIYFRFAIADYFIGKTNKLLYLDADIICQGGIDELVNFSFASDKIAAVVTEGKADWWEKRALSLGTEGITKGYFNSGLILINLNQWAIECISARAIKMLSDPDIVGRITHPDQDVLNILLADKLHFLDIKFNTQFSLNYQLKDKFINPVNNDTILIHYIGPTKPWHSWAGDYLISKPFIDAKQASPWKNTALLKPTNSNQFRYCAKHMLKNKRYIKGMVGYFLYFMKKITNR; from the coding sequence ATGCAGCAAGTCTACTTTAAAGAGACAGAATTTCTTACCTCGACTATTGATTTCAATCATCAGGATACGGCAGAAAAAGTTGTTCTGGATATAGCCTATGGGGTTGATCAAAATTTTCTGTTCGGTTGTGGTATATCGATTGCCTCTGTTTTAAAAAATAATACAGATAAGACTCTACATTTTCATGTTTTTATTGATGCTTTCAATGAAACCGATCGGCGAATGTTTGATAAACTCGCTGCGCAGTATAAAACACACATAACAATATATCTGATTAATTGTGAACATTTGCGTAGCTTACCGAGCACTAAAAACTGGACCTATGCCATTTATTTCCGATTTGCTATAGCCGATTATTTTATTGGTAAGACGAATAAACTTCTTTATCTGGATGCTGACATTATTTGCCAGGGGGGCATTGATGAATTAGTAAATTTCTCTTTCGCCAGTGATAAAATTGCTGCTGTGGTTACTGAAGGTAAAGCAGACTGGTGGGAAAAACGGGCGTTAAGTCTTGGAACCGAAGGAATCACGAAAGGTTATTTTAACTCCGGACTTATATTGATCAATCTCAATCAGTGGGCTATTGAGTGTATTTCTGCTCGTGCCATAAAAATGTTAAGCGACCCGGATATTGTCGGTAGAATAACCCATCCCGACCAGGATGTTCTTAATATCTTGCTTGCTGATAAATTACATTTTCTGGATATAAAATTTAATACACAGTTTAGTCTGAATTACCAATTAAAAGATAAATTTATAAATCCAGTCAATAACGATACTATATTAATTCATTATATTGGTCCAACAAAACCATGGCATAGTTGGGCAGGTGATTATTTGATATCAAAACCCTTTATCGATGCAAAGCAAGCATCGCCATGGAAAAACACGGCATTATTAAAACCTACAAACAGCAACCAGTTTAGGTATTGTGCTAAACATATGCTTAAAAATAAACGATATATAAAGGGAATGGTTGGCTATTTTTTATATTTTATGAAAAAAATCACAAATAGATAA
- the rfaL gene encoding O-antigen ligase RfaL, whose translation MLTTSLNVNNRENWKPYWNRALVFLFIATFFLDGITRYKHLISALMIVTVIYQFSRAPKKYISRFNNHLFYSILALSLILIYAILISPDMRISFKEFNNTVLKGFLLYTLLIPVLLKDEDSQTVGKLILFSFLTSLGLRSLVELFLYAQDYNKGIMPFTTFEHRSISDSMVFLFPALLNLWLFKKKSYKAIFFVFSAVFLFLILGTLSRGAWLAIFIVAILWAICNRQWKLLTLGAILFAATSFFVVTQKTDNADHERLLFKLQQTDSSYRYTNGTQGTAWILITENPFKGYGYGDDIYHEVYNKRVQDYPSWTFKQSIGPHNLILCIWFAAGISGLLGLLYVYGAIIKETASGSLKNKEISPYNGQLLLLLTFIGFYILRGNFEQVDADLLGIITGFLLALRNK comes from the coding sequence ATGTTAACGACATCATTAAATGTAAATAACAGAGAAAACTGGAAGCCCTACTGGAACAGAGCACTGGTATTTCTTTTTATTGCTACTTTCTTTCTTGACGGTATTACACGTTACAAACATTTGATTTCTGCACTGATGATTGTAACCGTTATATATCAATTCTCGCGTGCGCCTAAGAAATACATCAGCCGTTTTAATAACCATCTGTTTTACAGCATCCTGGCGCTGTCATTGATATTAATTTATGCTATTTTAATATCGCCGGATATGCGAATAAGTTTTAAAGAGTTTAATAATACGGTATTAAAAGGATTTTTACTTTATACTTTATTAATCCCTGTATTATTAAAAGATGAGGATAGCCAAACTGTTGGTAAACTTATCCTCTTTTCTTTTCTCACAAGTTTAGGTTTACGCTCGCTTGTCGAACTATTTCTGTACGCGCAAGATTATAATAAAGGTATAATGCCGTTTACCACTTTTGAGCACAGAAGCATTTCTGACTCAATGGTATTTTTATTCCCTGCGCTACTGAACTTATGGTTATTTAAAAAGAAATCATATAAAGCAATATTCTTTGTATTCAGTGCTGTTTTTCTTTTTTTAATTCTCGGAACCTTATCGCGTGGCGCATGGCTAGCAATTTTTATTGTTGCCATTCTCTGGGCAATATGTAATCGACAGTGGAAGCTCCTCACCCTGGGCGCCATCCTGTTTGCCGCCACATCATTTTTTGTTGTGACGCAAAAAACTGATAATGCAGACCACGAACGACTTCTGTTCAAACTGCAACAAACGGATAGCTCTTATCGTTATACAAACGGCACGCAGGGTACTGCATGGATACTCATCACCGAAAATCCGTTTAAAGGCTATGGATATGGCGATGATATCTATCATGAGGTATATAATAAACGCGTTCAGGATTATCCGTCATGGACTTTCAAGCAATCAATTGGTCCACATAACCTGATACTGTGTATCTGGTTCGCCGCGGGTATTTCAGGCCTGCTTGGATTGCTGTATGTTTACGGCGCAATTATCAAAGAAACGGCAAGTGGTTCATTAAAGAACAAGGAGATAAGTCCATACAATGGGCAGTTATTATTACTGCTGACATTTATTGGATTCTATATCCTGCGCGGGAATTTTGAACAGGTCGATGCAGATTTACTCGGCATAATAACAGGTTTTCTGTTAGCGTTAAGAAATAAATAA
- a CDS encoding lipopolysaccharide N-acetylglucosaminyltransferase, producing the protein MINKIIFTVTPIFSIPPKGAAAVETWIYQVAKRTTIPTTIACIRNPGYPEYAKIDDGCDIHYIGFSRLYKRIFQKWTRIDPLPYSQRILNIKNKVAGSNDSVIIIHNSMKLYRQIRQRSPNANLVMHIHNAFEPEQLDRNAKIIVPSQFLKDFYEKRLPDAEVRIVPNGFCSSTYAENKTDNLRQQLGIDSADTVLLFAGRISPDKGCLPLLQAFEKMQEKQKNLKLVVVGDPYASKKGEKASYQKVVLETAEKIGPRCIMVGGQPPEKMHEYYRLADLVVVPSQVEEAFCMVAVEAMAAGKPVLASKKGGICEFVLDGSTGYHLAEPITVDSLIDDIGRVLDDEKRDEIAENARRYVFSKYSWESVTESFEKQIFSWFGSE; encoded by the coding sequence ATGATCAATAAGATAATATTTACTGTTACGCCTATCTTTTCTATTCCCCCAAAAGGTGCCGCGGCAGTCGAGACATGGATTTATCAGGTTGCGAAGAGGACGACAATACCCACTACCATTGCCTGTATCCGTAATCCCGGATATCCGGAATATGCAAAGATTGATGATGGATGTGATATACACTATATCGGTTTTAGTCGCCTCTATAAAAGAATTTTCCAAAAATGGACGCGTATTGATCCATTGCCCTACTCGCAGCGAATATTGAATATAAAAAATAAAGTTGCTGGTTCGAATGATTCTGTGATTATTATTCATAACAGTATGAAGCTTTATCGACAGATCCGCCAACGAAGCCCAAATGCTAATCTGGTTATGCATATACACAATGCGTTTGAACCTGAGCAACTGGATCGAAATGCAAAGATCATCGTGCCAAGTCAGTTTCTGAAAGATTTTTATGAAAAGCGATTACCGGATGCCGAAGTTCGTATCGTGCCAAATGGATTTTGCTCTTCGACTTATGCAGAAAATAAAACAGATAACCTGCGGCAACAACTTGGTATAGATTCCGCTGATACTGTTTTGTTATTTGCAGGCCGAATTTCCCCCGATAAAGGATGTCTACCTTTACTGCAAGCTTTTGAAAAAATGCAGGAAAAACAAAAGAACCTTAAACTTGTTGTAGTCGGCGATCCTTATGCGAGCAAAAAAGGGGAAAAGGCCAGTTACCAAAAAGTCGTGCTTGAGACAGCTGAAAAAATAGGGCCGCGCTGTATTATGGTGGGTGGGCAGCCCCCTGAAAAAATGCATGAATACTACCGCTTAGCCGATCTTGTCGTTGTGCCTTCGCAGGTCGAAGAGGCTTTTTGTATGGTTGCTGTAGAAGCTATGGCTGCGGGTAAGCCTGTATTAGCCAGTAAAAAGGGCGGAATTTGTGAATTTGTCCTTGATGGTTCGACAGGTTACCATTTGGCAGAGCCTATTACTGTTGACAGCTTAATCGATGATATCGGCCGCGTGCTGGATGATGAAAAACGCGATGAAATAGCCGAAAATGCCAGACGCTATGTTTTTTCAAAGTACAGTTGGGAATCTGTTACTGAATCTTTTGAGAAACAAATATTTTCCTGGTTTGGCTCAGAATAA
- the rfaD gene encoding ADP-glyceromanno-heptose 6-epimerase, translating into MIIVTGGAGFIGSNIVKALNDKGITDILVVDNLKDGTKFVNLVDLNIADYMDKEDFLIQIMAGEEFGEIEAIFHEGACSSTTEWDGKYMMDNNYQYSKELLHYCLEREIPFLYASSAATYGGRTSDFIESREYEKPLNVYGYSKFLFDEYVRQILPEADSQIVGFRYFNVYGPREGHKGSMASVAFHLNTQLNNGETPKLFEGSENFKRDFVYVGDVADVNLWFWENGVSGIYNLGTGRAESFQAVADATLAFHKKGEIEYIPFPEKLKGRYQAFTQADLTNLRTAGYDKPFKTVAEGVTEYMAWLNRDSDTNSQNHSSGIKAATK; encoded by the coding sequence ATGATCATCGTTACCGGCGGCGCGGGCTTTATCGGCAGCAACATTGTTAAGGCCCTGAATGATAAAGGCATCACCGATATCCTGGTGGTGGACAACCTGAAAGACGGCACCAAGTTTGTTAACCTGGTGGATCTGAACATTGCCGATTATATGGATAAAGAAGATTTCTTAATCCAGATTATGGCGGGTGAAGAGTTCGGCGAGATCGAAGCCATTTTCCACGAAGGCGCTTGCTCCTCCACCACCGAGTGGGACGGCAAGTACATGATGGATAACAACTATCAGTACTCCAAAGAGCTGCTGCACTATTGCCTGGAGCGCGAGATCCCGTTCCTGTACGCCTCTTCCGCCGCCACCTACGGCGGTCGCACCTCCGACTTTATTGAATCCCGTGAATATGAGAAGCCGCTGAATGTCTACGGCTACTCGAAGTTTCTGTTTGACGAATACGTGCGTCAGATTCTGCCGGAAGCCGATTCGCAGATCGTGGGCTTCCGCTATTTCAACGTCTACGGGCCGCGTGAAGGGCATAAAGGCAGCATGGCGAGCGTCGCTTTCCATCTCAACACCCAGTTGAATAACGGCGAAACGCCGAAGCTGTTTGAAGGCAGCGAAAACTTTAAGCGTGACTTCGTCTACGTGGGCGATGTGGCTGATGTAAATCTGTGGTTCTGGGAAAACGGCGTGTCCGGTATCTATAACCTCGGCACCGGTCGCGCGGAATCCTTCCAGGCGGTGGCTGACGCGACGCTGGCCTTCCATAAAAAAGGCGAGATTGAGTACATCCCGTTCCCGGAAAAACTGAAAGGCCGCTATCAGGCATTTACTCAGGCGGATCTGACGAATCTGCGCACTGCGGGCTACGACAAGCCGTTTAAGACCGTTGCCGAAGGCGTAACGGAGTATATGGCCTGGCTGAACCGCGACAGCGATACAAATTCACAAAATCATTCGAGCGGTATCAAGGCGGCAACCAAGTGA